In one Dermatophilaceae bacterium Sec6.4 genomic region, the following are encoded:
- a CDS encoding sugar ABC transporter permease, producing the protein MTTASLDSSGAVEAPTAPPGADKELKRRERRDNWVRRTPLMPALIFVIIMTQLPFLATIFIAFSKYTAFSGNQGFAGLDNFRTVFQDDAARSAVFTTIKLTLLVVGISLVLGIGIALLLDRTFKGRGVVRTMMIAPFLIVPEAAALVWKHALLDAQNGFFNGIITMVWGWFGDNNPPQPVWINSHPLGSIVVSLVWQWTPFMMLILLAGLQGRPMDVIEAAKVDGANSWQIFTKMTLPHMRRYIELAGLLGAIYIVQNFEAVFTITSGGQNTANLPYYIQQAFFAGTGEYGTASAAGVITVIGTIIIATFALRTVLTVLKEES; encoded by the coding sequence ATGACCACTGCAAGTCTCGACTCCAGCGGTGCCGTGGAAGCCCCCACGGCACCGCCTGGTGCGGACAAAGAACTCAAGCGGCGCGAGCGTCGCGACAATTGGGTGCGGCGTACTCCGCTGATGCCGGCGTTGATTTTCGTCATCATCATGACGCAGCTGCCCTTCCTCGCGACCATCTTCATCGCCTTCAGCAAATACACCGCCTTCAGCGGTAACCAGGGCTTTGCTGGACTCGACAATTTCAGGACCGTCTTCCAGGACGACGCCGCTCGGTCTGCGGTGTTCACCACGATCAAGCTGACCTTGCTGGTCGTGGGGATCAGTCTGGTTCTCGGTATCGGTATCGCGCTGCTGCTGGACCGCACCTTCAAGGGCCGCGGCGTGGTGCGCACGATGATGATCGCTCCGTTCCTCATCGTTCCCGAAGCTGCTGCCCTGGTCTGGAAACATGCCCTGCTGGATGCCCAGAACGGTTTCTTCAACGGCATCATCACGATGGTCTGGGGGTGGTTCGGTGATAACAATCCACCGCAGCCGGTCTGGATCAACAGTCACCCGTTGGGTTCGATCGTCGTCTCGCTGGTGTGGCAGTGGACACCGTTCATGATGCTGATCCTGTTGGCCGGCCTGCAGGGTCGCCCGATGGATGTCATCGAGGCTGCCAAGGTCGACGGCGCCAACTCCTGGCAGATCTTCACCAAGATGACCCTGCCGCACATGCGGCGGTACATCGAATTGGCGGGCCTGCTCGGTGCTATCTATATCGTTCAGAACTTCGAGGCCGTCTTCACCATCACCTCAGGTGGGCAGAACACCGCGAACCTGCCGTACTACATCCAGCAGGCATTCTTCGCCGGCACCGGAGAGTACGGAACTGCCTCGGCCGCAGGGGTCATCACCGTCATCGGCACGATCATCATCGCTACATTCGCGCTGCGGACCGTGCTGACGGTTCTCAAGGAGGAGAGCTGA
- a CDS encoding mannitol dehydrogenase family protein, with translation MTAALSQATLGELDDRVARPTYDRSAMTAGIVHLGVGGFHRAHEAMYLDALMNSGQALDFGIVGVGVLPHDQRIVDILNEQDGLYTLVQKHPDGSLEPRVIGSLMRMLHAPSDPEAVLVQLADPAVRIVSLTITEGSYLIDQVTGQFEADHPSIQGDLLEAAPPSTAFGFIVEALRRRRAAGTTPFTVMTCDNLPGNGDTAHLSVVAFARLKDDDLADWINEQASFPNCMVDRITPVTTPADIEALEQRFGVGDGWPVVCEPFTQWVLEDRFVDGRPPWQDAGVQVVDDVIPYELMKLRLLNASHQALCYLGYLSGYRYAHDVASDPLFVRFLLGYMEFEGSPTLPEVPGVDLAAYRTELVARFANPEVRDTLARLCAESSDRIPKWLVPVIAANIAAGRRVDRSALVVASWARYAQGVDETGQPIEIVDHRKEAVMRAASDAGDPLAFVRDTTLFGDLAAHEEFTRPYQEALTSLHEIGALATLRALEERLTQR, from the coding sequence GTGACGGCAGCCCTTTCGCAGGCCACTCTTGGCGAACTGGACGACCGGGTAGCGCGCCCGACGTACGACCGTTCCGCGATGACTGCGGGGATCGTGCATCTTGGTGTCGGCGGGTTTCACCGCGCTCATGAAGCGATGTACCTGGACGCCTTGATGAACAGCGGACAGGCGCTCGACTTCGGCATTGTCGGAGTCGGCGTCCTGCCCCATGACCAGCGCATCGTGGACATCCTGAACGAGCAGGACGGCCTGTACACGCTGGTTCAGAAACACCCGGACGGCAGCCTCGAACCGCGCGTGATCGGGTCGCTGATGCGCATGTTGCACGCGCCGAGTGACCCTGAGGCGGTGCTGGTCCAACTGGCTGATCCCGCAGTCCGGATCGTGTCACTGACGATCACAGAGGGTAGTTACCTCATCGATCAGGTGACCGGGCAGTTCGAGGCGGACCACCCCTCGATTCAGGGTGATCTGCTGGAGGCTGCACCTCCCAGTACGGCGTTCGGCTTCATCGTCGAGGCGTTACGTCGTCGTCGAGCGGCGGGTACCACCCCGTTCACGGTGATGACATGCGACAACCTGCCCGGCAACGGCGACACCGCGCACCTGTCGGTTGTCGCCTTCGCACGGCTCAAGGACGACGATCTGGCGGATTGGATCAATGAGCAGGCCTCCTTCCCCAACTGCATGGTCGACCGCATCACGCCGGTAACGACACCCGCCGACATCGAGGCGTTGGAGCAACGCTTCGGAGTTGGTGACGGATGGCCGGTCGTGTGCGAACCTTTCACCCAGTGGGTGCTGGAGGACAGGTTCGTCGACGGGCGGCCACCATGGCAGGACGCCGGCGTACAGGTTGTCGACGACGTCATCCCGTACGAACTGATGAAGCTCAGGCTGTTGAACGCCAGCCATCAGGCGTTGTGCTATCTGGGATACCTGTCGGGGTACCGCTACGCGCATGATGTCGCCAGTGATCCGTTGTTCGTGCGCTTCCTGCTGGGCTACATGGAATTCGAGGGCAGTCCGACACTTCCGGAGGTACCCGGTGTCGACCTGGCTGCGTACCGCACCGAGCTTGTCGCGCGATTCGCCAACCCCGAGGTGCGCGACACCCTCGCCAGGCTGTGCGCCGAGAGCTCCGATCGCATTCCGAAGTGGTTGGTCCCCGTGATCGCTGCGAATATTGCGGCCGGTCGACGTGTTGACCGATCTGCCCTCGTGGTCGCCTCCTGGGCGCGGTATGCGCAGGGCGTGGACGAGACGGGTCAGCCGATCGAGATCGTCGACCACCGCAAGGAGGCCGTGATGCGTGCGGCGTCCGACGCCGGGGACCCCTTGGCGTTCGTGCGCGACACCACCTTGTTCGGTGACCTCGCCGCGCACGAGGAGTTCACCCGGCCCTATCAAGAAGCTCTCACATCGCTGCACGAGATCGGCGCGCTGGCGACATTGCGTGCCCTGGAAGAGCGACTAACCCAAAGATGA
- a CDS encoding carbohydrate ABC transporter permease, whose amino-acid sequence MAGNAYVSRTVGQNKRSGVILSFAAWITGILFIIPILWMVLTAFHSENDAAKNPPAFFAALSTSGFSSFWAAHPVGPLLNSLTASVVSTLFVLALALPAAYALSIRPVKKWTDVMFFFLSTKFMPVVAGLLPLYLVAKNTGLLGSVWAMVIIYTAMNLPIAIWMLRSFLAEMPIEILEASQVDGAGFVKQMYKIIIPLVMPGLASAALICFIFSWNELLLANTLGGTTAQTAPVFLTGFVTSQGLFLAKVCAASVAISLPVLIAGFAAQDKLVQGLSLGAVK is encoded by the coding sequence ATGGCTGGCAACGCTTATGTGAGTCGGACGGTAGGACAGAACAAGCGCTCGGGGGTGATTCTGAGCTTTGCTGCCTGGATCACCGGAATTCTGTTCATCATCCCGATCCTCTGGATGGTGCTGACCGCGTTCCACAGTGAGAACGACGCGGCGAAGAACCCCCCGGCGTTCTTCGCAGCGCTGTCGACATCCGGTTTCAGTAGTTTCTGGGCGGCGCACCCCGTCGGGCCGCTGCTGAACTCGCTCACCGCCTCAGTGGTGTCGACGCTGTTCGTGCTGGCGCTCGCACTCCCGGCGGCGTACGCGCTGTCGATCAGGCCGGTCAAGAAGTGGACCGACGTGATGTTCTTCTTCCTGTCCACCAAGTTCATGCCGGTCGTGGCGGGCCTTCTCCCGCTCTATCTCGTCGCCAAGAACACCGGCCTGCTGGGCAGCGTGTGGGCGATGGTGATCATCTACACGGCGATGAACCTGCCGATCGCGATCTGGATGTTGAGATCGTTCCTGGCCGAGATGCCGATCGAGATCCTCGAGGCCTCGCAGGTCGACGGAGCAGGATTCGTCAAACAGATGTACAAGATCATCATCCCGCTGGTGATGCCCGGTCTGGCATCAGCTGCGCTGATCTGCTTCATCTTCAGCTGGAACGAGTTGCTCCTGGCGAACACGTTGGGCGGTACGACCGCCCAGACGGCACCGGTATTCCTGACCGGCTTCGTGACCAGTCAGGGCTTGTTCCTGGCAAAGGTGTGTGCGGCATCCGTCGCGATCTCGCTGCCTGTTCTCATCGCCGGCTTCGCGGCGCAGGACAAGCTCGTGCAGGGTCTGTCCCTCGGCGCGGTGAAGTAG